The Xylophilus rhododendri region CTCGTCGCGCACCGGGTCGACCGGGCCGACGTAGTAGATGACGCGGTTGGTGAAGTCCACCGGCAGCTTTTCGCCCTTGGCCAGCATGTCCTGGATGCGTTTGTGCGCGGCGTCGCGGCCGGTGAGCATCTTGCCGTTGAGCAGCAGGGTGTCGCCCGGCTTCCAGCTGGCGACTTCTTCCTTGGTGAGCGCGTTCAGGTCGACGCGGCGGCTCTTGTTGTAGTCGGGCGCCCAGTCGATCTTGGGCCACAGGTCCAGGGAGGGCGCTTCCAGGTAGGCCGGGCCGGAGCCGTCCATCACGAAGTGCGCATGGCGGGTGGCGGCGCAGTTGGGGATCATGGCGACCGGTTTGCTGGCCGCATGGGTGGGGTACATCTTGATCTTGATGTCCAGCACCGTGGTCAGGCCGCCCAGGCCCTGCGCGCCTATGCCCAGCGCGTTGACCTTCTCGTAGAGCTCCAGGCGCAGTTCCTCGACCTGGCTGAGCTTCTCGCCCTTCACAGCCTTCTCCTGCAGCTCGTACATGTCGATGTCGTCCATCAGGCTTTCCTTGGCCGACAGCACCGCCTTCTCGGCCGTGCCGCCGATGCCGATGCCCAGCATGCCCGGCGGGCACCAGCCGGCGCCCATGGTGGGCACGGTCTTGAGCACCCAGTCGACCAGCGAGTCGCTGGGGTTGAGCATGACCATCTTGCTCTTGTTCTCGCTGCCGCCGCCCTTGGCCGCGACGGTGATGTCGAGTTTGTCGCCCGGCACGATCTGGGTGAAGATCACCGCGGGGGTGTTGTCGCCGGTGTTCTTGCGGGCGAAATGCGGATCGGCCACGACCGAGGCGCGCAGCATGTTGTCGGCGTTGTTGTAGCCGCGGCGCACGCCTTCGTTGATGGCGTCCTCGAAGCCGGCGGAGAAGCCCTCCAGGCGCACGTCCATGCCGATCTTAACGAAGACGTTGACGATGCCGGTGTCCTGGCAGATCGGGCGCTGGCCGGTGGCGCTCATCTTGCTGTTGGTCAGGATCTGCGCGATCGCATCCTTGGCCGCCGGGCTCTGCTCGCGCTGGTAGGCGCGGGCGAGGTGGGCGATGAAGTCGGCCGGGTGGTAGTAGCTGATGTACTGCAGGGCGGCGGCAACGGACTCGATCAGGTCTTCCTGGCGGATGATGGTGGTCATGGCGGTGTGTCGTGGGGCGGGGGAGGGCGG contains the following coding sequences:
- a CDS encoding fumarate hydratase: MTTIIRQEDLIESVAAALQYISYYHPADFIAHLARAYQREQSPAAKDAIAQILTNSKMSATGQRPICQDTGIVNVFVKIGMDVRLEGFSAGFEDAINEGVRRGYNNADNMLRASVVADPHFARKNTGDNTPAVIFTQIVPGDKLDITVAAKGGGSENKSKMVMLNPSDSLVDWVLKTVPTMGAGWCPPGMLGIGIGGTAEKAVLSAKESLMDDIDMYELQEKAVKGEKLSQVEELRLELYEKVNALGIGAQGLGGLTTVLDIKIKMYPTHAASKPVAMIPNCAATRHAHFVMDGSGPAYLEAPSLDLWPKIDWAPDYNKSRRVDLNALTKEEVASWKPGDTLLLNGKMLTGRDAAHKRIQDMLAKGEKLPVDFTNRVIYYVGPVDPVRDEAVGPAGPTTSTRMDKFTEMMLADTGLIAMVGKAERGPAAIEAIKKHKSAYLMAVGGAAYLVSKAIKQAKVVGFADLGMEAIYEFDVVDMPVTVAVDAGGTSAHITGPAEWQKRIATGEFKGIELASA